The genome window CCTTTGCATTATCtcaaaaacttaaatataagAAGAACTCGCCTGAGTCTTAATTTGAGTCACAGTTGCATCACTAAGTGAAGGAAAATTGCCCAGCTCAGCCTAAACCTCCTCCTCTAACTCTTCATGTCCACCGAGAGGCTCACCCACTCTAATGCCATCTTAGATTAGAATTTCGTGGCAGTGGTTTCACTTTCTCACAACTAATGGACCACGGACAGGGATTGTATCTACATGAGCAATTGGAGTGAGCGACTTCAGACCAATTTTTAGAGGAAGGTGTTGTATAGCACTGAGGAGAAGATGAGAGAAGGAGTGACAGACGAAGATGGCTTTACTCCTTCGACCATAAGACCATTAGAGAGACATAGATTGAGAAAAAGTATCAGGGAAGAACGAGTACTgaaaataagtataaaaaatttaataaaataattagctgacgtggaaaattgtgagagcttTAGAGCTGATGTGGCAAACACtcatgaagtaaaaaaaaaaaagtcaaatgcTTCGGTTAGATGTATGAGAAATAAGTTTTTACCTATTGCAACATGTTTTCTAACAATAAAGGGGGTTTTGCAAAttgcaattatatattttgatgtgaTGTTGATAATTAATTCTACATTATCCAATTTTGTTGCAACATATTATATAAATAGTTTATTGCATCCATAAATTATTGATGTAATAAAATATCACTTTTTAAGTAActattgcaatgaaaaaaaaaaccactgtaaattttttttcattaaaatagcACTTGttgcaaaaatataatttggtGTAGAGTAGTGAAATGTAAAAAAGAATTACATTTAATCAACAATTTATTGTAGTTTATACCAATTAATCTTCTACCAAAAGTCAACCAAAGAAACAAGCCTATGACAAATATACTAGAAAAATCATACAATAGATCTCTGAAAGTATTCttcattgaaatttatttcCAATAAACAATAACCATTCACTTTAATATGACATATCAAATTTACACAAGAAACCAAATTTAACAGTAATTGAAAACTTGGAAAATAGTTCAACAATAAGGGGAGGGTGGGGAAGAGTACTCAtagaaccaaaaacaaaaatatctaGAGCCTATCAAAGCTTTCGAAGATTTGCAAAATTGTTCACCTCTTCAAAAAAGACTTCTCTATGTTTGTGAAATCAAATCTTCCCAACTGATATAGCAATTTTATTAGACAAagaatcaaaaaattaatatgtgAAAAGTGATAACAAGTTTAGTACTTGTTTGAAATCAGATTatgatttcaaaaaatcacCAAAGGACTGTTTTATTCTGTTTCATCAAAGTTTCTATATTTGTAGAATAATAACCGATCCAAAATTCGAAGTTCTAACACATTGGTTATGGATGAGGatcataacaataacaataacaataacaacaaagaCTTAATCCCATATTTTTTGGGTTGGCTCTGAATGAAGAATTTGCTTTTAAAAATTCACACAACTTATATTTGCAgtataatgtaatttttcaatgaCCTAATATATGGGCATCAtaacattatcaaaaaaagcCATGCTATCTCTAGCACcaggtaatttttttattttctctaagcAATATTCAATTGAGGTCATGAACCATCTACATGTAAGATTCTATAAGTAACCCAGCTAATgtaatatactatatatatatatatatatatatatatatattttttttttaaagctaataaaaaatcatgccaTACTCATATTGTGAAACAATAGTAGAGGAACTCAAGTTTAAACATAAAAACCCCAAGGGGTTGGCTAAGTGGTTCGTAAAGTCTCATGATATCCATTAGATTTTGGGTTCGAAACCTCTTGCTAGAATCTTGGAGTCATCCGATGGGATTCTTCCTTGTTATACCTAGTGTGTGTGGGACAAAGGGATTGCATACACTTGAGAGAATATTCAGATACTCGAAGAGGTCTGGATACCCTTGTTtgtcaaaaacacacacacacatagaggaTTTGCTACCTCTCCCCAAATTAAAAGGTATATGCCAAATATGAAATCTTTATCTTTAATTCTCTCTCAATTTGATTCAAcctatcaaaattcaataaagatGTTAGTTGTAACATTatttttcccttgttttttttttttttttaaattttattttatttagaattttcatcaaacacatagtttctttcttcacttttttcccctataagccaaaattagaacaaatgtgaaaaaaaaaatttgtttaaaggGATCAAATTTCTCAAATCACCTTAAATTTGATTCATGACTTAAGAAGTGGCACAACTGCATATAGCTGACCACaacttagtaaaaaaaaaaacccacgaCTTGCACCAAGCTACAGCCAAATAATGCACATGCTTAAAGTTGAGATAAGTATTGAGATTCAAATAATGCGGTTAAAGTTGTCTCATCTCACTGCCTTGAAGGAAGTCTTTGAAAATGATTTTCCTTCTTGGTTTGTGTATGATGTGGTAAATAGATTTAAGGTGAGGTACTAAGGATGATTGTCGCTTAGCTTTACCATTTGTACATTTGGGCGCCAGTATAATTGGGTCAATGACTAAATTAGTGTGTTTATGACAAGACTAAGGTGAGAAAGTAAGGATTAAACATTATTGGTTTTTAGACCTCTGTTAAACAATTATTAATCAGTTTTAAGGCCgagtttttaattatattttatgcatcaTTTTGCTAATGcaataaacataaatatgaaatacaacaaaatttaaatacaacaCCCATATATGATGATCTAGAAAAAACAAGTGAAATAGAAATGTAAAAACTTTGGAGGGACTTTACCTAATCAATGCCAAGGAACAAATCCATTATCAATTATAAGTATACAAATTGAATAAGCATTTTCTGTGTGAACTTAACTAAAGTTACCAAACTCAACTTCAAGATCCACATACTTCTTTGATATTGAGTTGTTCCAATGCGAATCTCCAATCCACAACTTTAAGACTCCACTTAAAGGATTAGATCCAGTACATGAGACAATTGATATGCAACAACTTCAATAACCACCGGTTTAGATTGCATGTAGAATGATCTCTAAAAGTACTAAGATAGTTTTATTTATGTGTTTGCCAACCTAAAATCTCAAAACCTAACAAACACACATGAGCACAATATTTTACATGGAAAACACCATGAGGCCTGGGGCAAAAAACCGCGGTTGGAGCAAAGAGAATGCTCTGCTCTAGGTAGAATGCATTTgttgaaagaacaaaaaatacaaaatgtttGCTTTTCCCTCCTTTACTATCCTTAGTGGAATCACCCTtttcttgctctctctctaATGGAGACTAGCCCATCTTTTACTAGTCCTTGCATAGATGTTAAATTCCTATTGGTTGTTATGACATTACAAAATTGGGTACAACATTCTTTGGCTTTCAATGCTTCGCCAATGGCTAGTTAGGTCCTTGAGGTTCAAGTGGCAAAGATACAAAAATCTCATTATTCTCTTGTCTGTATTGAAGTCTTGTGACCAACAGGATTTCATCATAGTGCTCCAGCCCTGGTGGGTCGGGTTGAGCGGGTCTATGGATACCCTATAAGGATGGGTGCAAAATTCCTCTTATGCCCCTGCCCCACCCCTAGTTTTGTACTACTAGTCAGGGAGAAAATAGGTAACTAGCACTAAAAAactaactatttagttagtagttAAGGTTTCAAAACTAATTTGTTttctagcatctcgagtcttttaaactcgattttggccAATAAATCGACCATCAAACGCTCGATTTCTATGCTCTTATTACTGTCGACGTGGCAAGTTTGCCACGTGGGAACacagaaatcgagtctctaagactcgatttctaagcAACTCACTGAGGAACCACAACGTCAGGGAAGAAAgcagaggaagaaaaaaaaaaaaaaaaaccagaaatagagagagagatcggcGAGACCCAGGCGCCGCGCGCGGCCTGGGTCTCGCGAGCTCAGGCGAGACCCAGGCAGCGCGCGGCCTGGGTCTCGCGAAAGAGAGATCGGCGAGACCCAGCGCGCTGCCTGGGTCTCACCTGGGCTCGCGAGACCCAGGCGCGCGCGGCCTGGGTCTGCCTGGGCTCGGACCCAGGCCGCGCGCGGCGCCTGGGTCTCgccgatctctctctctatttctggttttttttttttttttcttcctctgcTTTCTTCCCTGACGTTGTGGTTCCTCAGTGAGTTgcttagaaatcgagtcttagagactcgatttctgtGTTCCCACGTGGCAAACTTGCCACGTCGACAGTAATAAGAGCATAGAAATCGAGCGTTTGATGGTCGATTTATTgaccaaaatcgagtttaaaagactcgagatgctagaaAACAAATTAGTTTTGAAATCTTaacaactaactaaatagttagtTTTTTAGTGCTAGTTAACTATTTTCTCCATTAGTCAGTGTGTGAGTTTCCTATTTATCCTCAGCGTATGGTACGGTACCCTATATTCGTTTGAATGGGTCCAAAATTCACGAAATACAAGATGGGGATGGGGAACTTATGCACAGTTTATCGTGAACGTATTTGGTGAGGAATCCTCTTATTGCaaaattcctctctctctttttttttaattattctttttccttttattattattattattattttgtatggCAAGAATTGAATCTGTAAGTAAACTCCCCGCACAGATTGAAACAATAATGTGCTCTCTcctcatataaaaaaaaaaaaaaaaaaaaaattaaagaaaagaaaaaagaaaaggtccGTGTCATATACAACCAATTTGTATATAACTTGCAAGCTACAACAATGTGCTAAAACACAAGAAGGATAGCGGCAGGCTAttacttacaagttacaactacAAGTCCGTGGCATACATGAACAATTTGTTATGAGCACTCATGGAAACCTTTCACCAATGAagaaatcaaataaatgagATTTTCCTCCAAAGTTGGTTGAATTGTAGACTTTGTGGCTAATTTTAATCTTCAGTATTTTGCTTAAATTTGGTTCAGGAAATTCgctttcaatttaaaattgtagatgGGGTAACCATAATCCTGTTCACATCTGGGTTCTTTGCTTGCTTTCTATGTATTGCTTTGCTGTGAAATCATTCAAATCATACTTTAATCTTCCCACAAAATGTTTTACTAGTTGCTCGGCTGCAACCGTTTTCAACTTCTTTGCAGCTCATAAGTACATGAATGGAATTATGGATCATCAAGAACTATTATAACCACACAATATTTATTATCGTGTGGATTGCTATGTAAGTTCTTCATCATACACAAACTTGGAACTTGGTTTATAGGCTCTCTTCCAAACTTTCCTTGgctcaaaaatgaaaaaagaaaaaagaagaaatatattTGTTGCTAAGGTTTCAGAGTTGGCATCTTAGCGGGGACCACTGCCCCATAGAAAAGCTTCCTCCATTGCCCTGGCTATTGAAAGAAGCTCTCTTGTAATAAGATCACTTGCAATGTTATTGTTGTTAAAGTCTGATGAATGCTCTCTCGTTTGCTCGCCAAATTCATAGCGACAAACGGGGCACTGACTATGGCTCTTCATCCATGGTGTGATGCAGTCCTCATGGAACATGTGGTTGCAGGGGGTTAGCATTACCTCTTGTCCTGCATCAAAATCATCCAAGCAAATAGCACACCTTTTACCTTCTTCATCTACCTCTTTTTCCACCTTATCCAAAGAATCTTTGGCCAGTCTGTCTCTGTAATACAAGCTCACTCTCCTTGATAATCTCTTTGGACCAGGATTATAGATTTCTCTCTTGAGCTTGTTCTCATTTTGGGTTACTCTAGAGTCCTCTTGCACTCTAGGGACCTGCATATTCCGCTGGCTTGTGAATGCTGGAGGGGATTCTGTCATGACTTGTCTGGGCCTGGGGTACGCTTCCCTTGCTGTGTTATTGTCTAGGACTAAAATTTGCAATGAAGAGAGATTTGTTCCTGGAACACTGCAAAATTTCCATGGTTAGTGATACTAGAAGTAGAAAAGATGGAAAATGTGATATAAGCCATAACGTATATGGTTTTTGAAATTAAGTTGGAGCTAGTTATAGGAACATTTTTTGACTATTAGTTTTTCCAAATGTTAAGCCATCTCAAAGAAATAGAACATTGAACACGAATAGCCCCAAAAAATTGGAATAACATTAATGGAAAACTAGATCGCCTAATTGTAGACTCTGAAAACAGAGAAGAATACTTCTAATTTTTTGTCCAACATAACCAATGGACTTTTCCCACAGGAAATCCAGaatgtaatttaaaaaacaaaaaattctttcaGAAGGTTATGAGTGAATGCTACTGTACTTGTAACACAGATTCACTGTACTTGTTTTCTGACTGGTTATGAAGAAAATTTTGCAGGAAGTTCATTATTCAGAAAAGTAGAATGAAAATCATATGCAAGTTACTTTCTTTTATGCCTTTCTTGGAGAGTAAAGTTTAGTAAGTAAATTGTCTGATCACTCTAGTGACACATTGTCTGGTAATAGTGTAAAGATTAGATTACTTATTGCAGGTACAATTGATGATACCTTTTCCTGACAAGGAAAAATGGTTTTATTTCCTGCTTCATGTTAAGCAAACTGAAGCAATTAACCAGAAGCGATGTTCAAATTGTTAATAACAACTTTTCTTTCATCATAGTAAAAATATGGAACAAagattcccaaaaaaaaaaaaaaaaaaaccacgaaTCATATTCAACTGCTATAGGAACCAAGACgaaattattattcttattttcctTTGGATTTAAAAGGCAGTTCCAAATAGGCAATACTACATCTCTCTGCATTTGAACCAGCTAATTTTGTTTTCCACAGTAACATAGATCAAACAAAATTCATGTTTAAACTAGTATAGTAATATGCACTCAATCCATATAGGAAGCAACTTTT of Quercus lobata isolate SW786 chromosome 8, ValleyOak3.0 Primary Assembly, whole genome shotgun sequence contains these proteins:
- the LOC115957652 gene encoding E3 ubiquitin-protein ligase RNF6, with protein sequence MSSRSNNFRATSGNWETGRDYGAYTSNHDELNRVNPMFSRSRSIRVTPEVGAGMLDRRPSFVERSITGPYGLASVPGTNLSSLQILVLDNNTAREAYPRPRQVMTESPPAFTSQRNMQVPRVQEDSRVTQNENKLKREIYNPGPKRLSRRVSLYYRDRLAKDSLDKVEKEVDEEGKRCAICLDDFDAGQEVMLTPCNHMFHEDCITPWMKSHSQCPVCRYEFGEQTREHSSDFNNNNIASDLITRELLSIARAMEEAFLWGSGPR